A region of Salirhabdus salicampi DNA encodes the following proteins:
- a CDS encoding metal ABC transporter substrate-binding protein has protein sequence MKKTLTVLFLSLFMVIATACGTNNEEKEQSDKDEQGKLEVVTTYSILYDIVKNVGGDKVNVHSLAPIGGDPHEYEPLPVDVQKTTDADIVFYNGLNLETGNGWFKKLLSSTGKDGEDAPVYQMSKGVEAKLLTSKGNKGAEDPHAWLDVRNGIVYTQNAKDALIEVDPENTEYYEQNAENYIAQLEQLHADAVEKFSQIPKEKRFLVTSEGAFKYFSDAYDFEAAYIWEINAENEGSPQQVKKVVDIIRENNIKALFVETSIDSRPMETVSRETNVPIEGVLFTDSLGEPGADGDTYIKMMEWNMNTIYDALTNVE, from the coding sequence ATGAAAAAGACATTAACGGTTCTGTTTTTGAGTTTATTTATGGTAATTGCTACAGCTTGTGGTACTAATAATGAAGAAAAGGAACAGTCAGATAAAGATGAACAAGGAAAATTAGAGGTCGTCACAACGTATTCCATTTTATATGACATTGTAAAAAATGTTGGCGGAGATAAAGTAAATGTTCACAGTCTTGCACCAATTGGAGGAGATCCCCATGAATATGAACCGTTACCAGTAGATGTTCAAAAAACAACTGATGCAGATATTGTTTTCTATAACGGCTTAAATTTAGAAACAGGAAATGGATGGTTTAAAAAACTTCTTTCTTCAACTGGGAAAGATGGGGAAGATGCGCCTGTTTACCAAATGAGTAAAGGGGTAGAGGCAAAGCTTTTAACATCAAAAGGGAACAAAGGAGCTGAAGACCCGCATGCTTGGTTAGATGTTCGCAACGGTATTGTTTATACACAAAATGCAAAAGACGCGCTAATCGAGGTTGATCCTGAAAATACAGAATACTATGAACAAAATGCTGAAAACTATATTGCGCAATTAGAACAACTACATGCAGATGCTGTTGAAAAGTTTAGCCAAATTCCGAAAGAAAAACGTTTTCTCGTAACAAGTGAGGGTGCTTTTAAATACTTTTCTGATGCTTATGATTTTGAAGCAGCTTACATTTGGGAAATCAACGCTGAAAATGAAGGAAGCCCGCAACAGGTAAAGAAAGTAGTTGATATTATCCGTGAAAATAATATCAAAGCATTATTTGTAGAAACGAGTATTGATTCACGTCCGATGGAAACTGTATCAAGAGAAACCAATGTTCCAATTGAAGGAGTACTTTTCACCGATTCACTTGGGGAGCCTGGGGCTGATGGTGATACGTATATTAAAATGATGGAATGGAATATGAATACAATCTATGATGCGTTAACAAACGTTGAATAA
- a CDS encoding RNA polymerase sigma factor → MSKELIQQVINGDKKAFHKLYLTHKDKALRTAIAITRNREMAKDALQETFIRVFRNFSKYEPTHPFEPWLFRILINECNRLLKKESKFYQINQSGLEEEKLKLKPKDDYDDLYDAIQSLKDSYRIPILLKYIKGFSEKEISETLDLKVNTVKTRLYKGRIKLKKQIEIIERRNDDV, encoded by the coding sequence GTGAGTAAAGAGTTAATTCAGCAAGTGATCAACGGCGATAAAAAGGCATTCCATAAGCTTTATTTGACACATAAAGACAAAGCCTTGAGAACGGCAATAGCTATAACAAGAAATCGTGAAATGGCTAAGGATGCCCTTCAGGAAACATTTATACGAGTTTTTCGAAACTTTTCAAAATATGAACCCACTCACCCCTTTGAACCTTGGTTGTTTAGAATATTAATTAATGAATGTAATCGCTTATTAAAAAAGGAGAGTAAATTCTATCAAATAAATCAAAGCGGCTTAGAGGAAGAAAAGTTAAAACTTAAACCTAAAGATGATTATGATGATCTTTACGATGCGATACAAAGCTTAAAAGACAGTTATCGGATTCCAATACTTTTGAAGTATATTAAAGGGTTTTCTGAAAAAGAAATTTCAGAAACGTTGGATCTAAAAGTAAATACTGTTAAAACCAGATTATATAAAGGACGGATAAAATTAAAAAAACAAATAGAAATCATTGAAAGGAGGAACGATGATGTCTAA
- a CDS encoding insertion element protein: MAKLKRLATKDDVIVDVCTPISDTEIEERHKDYEQLEPRKFAFRYNPMLYLPTTFTLNGETHSIQYNYCINPFCHNFGKEQKKFESVKGKPSRYKIGGSSNYNKEVICNDNSLVEGITLNCSVNPFSNWSIAEEIKRLVQVGSVLDIEPDYQFHKDGCADSSTTPFKDTKNFYSRGETKAKSHKYQCKTCKKYTNVLPNRERSTTYHQKKNEILPTFARLLVGKGSVKRACEILQIGNGTYYHKLKWLYRRCLEFLERYETKPLKMMEFNEVWLNTDKMNYYLNNVINKGQKAKKYPGLEERQLQTYLVVTADASSRYVFRSDIAYDSNITLDDLERDTILYKEDHLNTFCRKNDRLEWSYYPQEPTDNDTEDVGGYKYELNKIKKRSQYVDGLHVNVGYTNTAHFWLIKNLVNAKEWRLITDDDKSIRNAFYRVFTNEIRLSDAHHFIAQSDKTKGREQCEMEFEDAKNHLHEWGDAKGYKTRNLRTLASHYLEEVLHKHEFSEVKVKDGLRYIVHKDNPLEHPLASKDRGFHTVDCMTDLSSYEPGDIAKMIMNVNDHSVNSFIQLVRRRISSLERPLTTARGDKKSYIYANLNPVYAQYMVTILRTYYNFCKPMKMGNKKLTPAQRIGITDKQFKLEDIIYFK; this comes from the coding sequence ATGGCAAAGTTGAAAAGATTAGCAACTAAGGATGATGTGATTGTTGATGTTTGTACACCTATTTCTGATACTGAAATTGAAGAAAGGCACAAAGACTATGAACAATTAGAACCTAGAAAATTTGCTTTCCGTTATAACCCTATGCTGTACTTACCAACAACATTCACTCTAAATGGGGAAACGCATTCTATTCAGTACAATTACTGTATCAACCCTTTCTGTCATAATTTCGGTAAAGAGCAAAAGAAATTTGAATCAGTTAAAGGGAAACCTAGCAGATACAAGATAGGTGGTTCGAGTAACTACAACAAAGAAGTAATTTGCAATGACAACTCATTAGTGGAAGGAATTACACTTAATTGTAGTGTTAATCCTTTTTCAAACTGGTCCATTGCAGAGGAAATCAAAAGATTAGTTCAGGTAGGAAGCGTACTCGATATAGAACCAGATTATCAATTCCATAAGGATGGCTGTGCGGATTCTTCAACGACACCCTTTAAAGACACGAAGAATTTTTATAGTCGCGGGGAAACCAAGGCAAAATCACACAAATACCAGTGTAAAACCTGCAAGAAGTACACAAATGTTCTACCGAATAGAGAAAGGTCAACTACTTATCATCAGAAGAAAAACGAGATACTCCCTACCTTTGCCCGATTACTTGTAGGAAAAGGTAGTGTTAAACGAGCTTGTGAGATTTTGCAAATTGGTAATGGTACCTATTATCACAAATTAAAGTGGCTTTACAGACGCTGCCTAGAGTTTTTAGAACGATATGAAACGAAACCACTCAAGATGATGGAATTTAACGAGGTTTGGCTCAATACGGACAAGATGAACTACTATTTAAATAACGTCATAAACAAAGGGCAAAAAGCTAAAAAATATCCAGGTCTAGAGGAGAGACAACTACAGACCTATCTCGTCGTAACTGCAGATGCTTCTTCACGGTATGTTTTTCGTTCAGATATTGCATATGATTCGAACATTACATTGGACGATTTAGAAAGAGACACCATCCTTTATAAAGAAGATCACTTAAATACATTCTGTCGGAAAAACGACAGATTAGAATGGTCGTACTATCCACAAGAACCGACTGATAATGATACAGAGGATGTAGGAGGATATAAGTATGAACTAAACAAAATAAAGAAACGCAGCCAATATGTAGATGGCTTGCATGTTAATGTCGGTTACACAAATACTGCTCATTTTTGGTTAATAAAGAACCTTGTCAACGCGAAAGAATGGAGATTAATCACTGATGATGATAAATCAATAAGAAATGCCTTCTATCGAGTCTTTACGAACGAAATCAGGTTAAGTGATGCTCACCATTTTATCGCCCAATCTGATAAGACTAAAGGCAGAGAACAGTGTGAGATGGAATTTGAGGATGCAAAAAATCACCTCCATGAATGGGGAGATGCAAAAGGATATAAAACAAGAAACTTACGGACATTAGCCAGTCATTACCTAGAAGAAGTTCTCCATAAACATGAATTTTCAGAAGTAAAGGTTAAGGACGGTTTGCGTTATATAGTTCATAAAGATAACCCTTTAGAACATCCACTCGCTTCAAAGGATAGGGGCTTTCACACCGTAGATTGTATGACTGACTTATCTTCCTACGAACCCGGCGATATTGCAAAAATGATTATGAATGTGAATGATCACTCTGTAAATAGTTTCATTCAACTTGTTAGAAGGAGAATATCGTCATTAGAAAGACCACTTACAACAGCTCGTGGTGATAAGAAAAGCTATATCTACGCTAACCTCAACCCAGTATATGCACAGTATATGGTCACGATCTTAAGAACGTATTACAACTTCTGCAAACCGATGAAAATGGGGAATAAGAAATTAACTCCTGCACAACGAATAGGCATTACAGACAAGCAATTTAAATTAGAAGATATAATTTATTTCAAATGA
- a CDS encoding metal ABC transporter permease yields the protein MNFIEAIGQYEFLQKALLTSVMVGIICGVIGCFIILRGMALMGEAISHAVLPGVAISYMFGINFFFGAVFTGVLTAIGIGFVSQNSRIKHDTSIGILFTAAFALGIILITLMKSSTDLYHILFGNVLAVTPSDMWLTFTVGLIVLIAVYLFYKELLVTSFDPTMAQAYGLSTRMIHYALMTLLTMVTVASLQTVGIVLVVAMLITPAATAYLLTDRLWIMLFISAGVGVLSSIVGLYFSFTYNLASGATIVVTATLLFTIAFFFSPKYGLVWRWIKTKRRRSAIAD from the coding sequence GTCGGGATCATTTGTGGAGTAATTGGTTGTTTTATCATCCTTCGGGGGATGGCCTTAATGGGGGAGGCAATATCCCACGCTGTCCTACCAGGTGTTGCGATTTCTTACATGTTTGGAATTAACTTTTTCTTTGGTGCTGTTTTTACTGGAGTATTAACAGCGATCGGAATTGGGTTTGTCAGTCAAAACAGCCGAATTAAACATGATACTTCTATTGGAATTTTATTTACTGCTGCATTTGCCCTTGGAATTATTTTAATAACACTTATGAAAAGTAGTACTGATTTATATCACATCCTGTTTGGAAACGTGCTAGCTGTAACACCATCCGACATGTGGTTAACGTTTACCGTCGGATTAATTGTTCTTATAGCAGTGTACTTGTTCTATAAAGAACTTCTCGTTACATCCTTTGACCCGACAATGGCTCAAGCATATGGGCTATCTACAAGGATGATTCATTACGCCCTTATGACTTTACTAACAATGGTAACCGTAGCTTCATTACAAACTGTAGGAATTGTGTTAGTTGTAGCTATGTTAATCACACCTGCAGCCACTGCGTACCTGCTTACAGACCGCTTGTGGATTATGCTCTTCATATCTGCTGGTGTTGGTGTTCTCTCTTCCATTGTAGGTTTGTATTTTAGCTTTACGTACAATTTAGCTTCAGGTGCCACTATTGTTGTAACTGCAACCTTATTATTTACGATTGCTTTCTTCTTTTCGCCAAAATATGGGTTAGTCTGGAGATGGATCAAAACAAAACGAAGACGATCTGCAATAGCAGATTAA